One Aneurinibacillus migulanus genomic region harbors:
- the lplT gene encoding lysophospholipid transporter LplT, whose product MRVAPLKALYFTQFLSAFADNMIIFIVLAIMRQENYPGFYIGLVQSAFLLAYVVCAPFVGPFADRNAKSYVLLIGNIVKAAGILLLMTGISPVFSYLVVGIGAVTYSPAKYGILPELTDTKDALLRANGKIEGYTIFAILAGSVAGGMLAEYSLFWSMAVCIGLYLISMAGTLAIPRMPGNSSLRYSRALSDFISDVKLFFSNPKCRFSLVGTCSFWMSSTVLRFAFIAWIPLMFGITSLDKISMLVAVTGVGIIIGSLATPYLIPAHKYYRSYLYGLMMALIVIASIFVSNLYLIIAVLMAIGFMGGAFIVPMNTVLQDEGHRISGTGKAVAVQNFVNNTMMLLGMGIYTGATRAEVNAPVSIATVGIVLLGFVLYLHFLKKKLPSSEEPLTESTYSS is encoded by the coding sequence ATGCGCGTTGCACCGCTTAAAGCCCTTTATTTTACTCAATTTCTATCTGCGTTCGCAGACAACATGATTATTTTTATCGTACTTGCGATTATGCGTCAGGAAAACTATCCAGGATTCTATATCGGTCTGGTTCAATCCGCGTTTTTGTTGGCATATGTCGTATGTGCTCCGTTTGTCGGACCATTCGCCGACCGCAACGCCAAATCCTACGTATTACTTATAGGCAATATCGTCAAAGCAGCCGGTATTCTACTGCTGATGACTGGCATATCGCCCGTATTCAGCTACCTTGTGGTCGGCATCGGGGCCGTGACCTACAGCCCTGCGAAATACGGTATTCTGCCTGAGTTGACGGACACTAAGGACGCTTTACTGAGAGCAAACGGTAAAATCGAGGGCTATACGATATTCGCCATTCTCGCAGGCTCTGTTGCTGGCGGGATGCTAGCGGAGTATTCGCTATTCTGGTCGATGGCTGTCTGTATCGGTCTATATCTTATCTCTATGGCCGGAACGCTCGCCATCCCACGGATGCCGGGCAATTCATCCTTGCGCTACAGCCGGGCGCTTTCGGATTTCATCTCAGACGTAAAACTGTTCTTCTCAAATCCGAAGTGTCGTTTTTCGCTGGTGGGCACCTGTTCATTCTGGATGTCGTCAACGGTTCTCCGTTTCGCATTCATTGCCTGGATTCCGTTAATGTTCGGCATTACTTCACTGGATAAAATCTCGATGCTGGTCGCAGTGACCGGCGTTGGAATTATTATTGGCTCGCTGGCTACGCCATACTTGATTCCAGCACATAAATATTATCGTTCCTATTTGTATGGACTGATGATGGCTCTTATCGTTATCGCATCTATTTTCGTCTCCAATCTTTATCTTATTATTGCAGTATTGATGGCCATTGGATTCATGGGTGGTGCCTTTATTGTACCGATGAATACCGTGCTACAGGATGAAGGACACAGAATAAGCGGGACGGGTAAAGCGGTCGCTGTTCAGAACTTTGTCAACAATACGATGATGTTGCTCGGCATGGGCATTTATACGGGTGCAACCCGCGCTGAGGTCAATGCCCCCGTATCTATCGCAACCGTAGGAATCGTGTTGCTCGGCTTCGTACTCTATCTGCACTTCCTAAAGAAAAAGCTCCCTTCTTCTGAAGAACCGCTTACCGAAAGCACATATTCTTCTTAG